In Mycobacterium gallinarum, a single window of DNA contains:
- a CDS encoding cytochrome P450, with the protein MSDTSNVEATEAPPAKMPPAVRLPKVVQGVLLAGFRRYFLRTTLQRLGPVFAINVPFFGRSVVVSDPALARQVFLASADDLINVKPNLSRIFGPGSVFALDNKEHRARRKLLAPPFHGQSIRNYEKVIEEETLRETSTWPEGREFATLEPMNRITLNVILRTVFGADGAQLDYLRAIIPPWAKLASRMATLPEPPFRTGRYSPWGRLTQFRTDFDRTVFALIEKAENDPRLEDRTDILALLLRTTYEDGTPMSHQDISDELLTLLGAGHETTASTLGWAFERLRRHPDVLAKLVEENDEGGNEYRQATIVELQRNRTVIDFSGRHVVAPHFDLGEWRVPHGYTVMVSIGNVHANPDAFPNPERFDPNRFLGTRTPTAWIPFGGGTRRCIGAAFANVEMDVVLRTILRHFVIETDDAPEEKIHFRGIAFTPKDGGLVTVHRR; encoded by the coding sequence ATGAGCGACACCAGCAATGTTGAAGCCACCGAGGCCCCGCCGGCCAAGATGCCACCGGCGGTGCGGCTGCCGAAGGTGGTGCAAGGGGTGCTGCTCGCCGGCTTTCGGCGCTACTTCCTGCGCACCACACTGCAGCGCCTTGGCCCCGTCTTCGCCATCAATGTCCCGTTCTTCGGCCGCAGCGTGGTGGTCTCCGATCCCGCGTTGGCCCGCCAGGTGTTCCTGGCGAGCGCCGACGACCTGATCAATGTGAAGCCGAACCTCAGCAGGATCTTCGGCCCCGGTTCGGTGTTCGCACTCGACAACAAAGAGCACCGGGCGCGTCGCAAGCTGCTGGCTCCGCCGTTCCACGGGCAGAGCATCAGGAACTACGAGAAGGTCATCGAAGAGGAAACCCTGCGCGAGACGTCGACCTGGCCCGAGGGGCGCGAGTTCGCGACGCTCGAGCCGATGAACAGGATCACGCTGAATGTCATCCTGCGCACCGTGTTCGGCGCCGACGGAGCCCAACTGGACTACTTGCGCGCAATAATCCCGCCGTGGGCCAAGCTGGCGTCGCGGATGGCCACGCTGCCCGAGCCTCCGTTCCGCACCGGGCGGTACAGTCCGTGGGGCCGGCTGACCCAGTTCCGCACGGACTTCGACCGCACGGTGTTCGCGCTGATCGAAAAGGCCGAGAACGATCCGCGATTGGAAGACCGCACCGACATCCTGGCGCTGCTCCTGCGCACCACGTACGAGGACGGCACCCCGATGTCGCACCAGGACATCTCGGACGAACTGCTGACCCTGCTGGGCGCCGGCCACGAGACGACCGCGTCGACCCTGGGCTGGGCGTTCGAGCGCTTGCGCCGTCACCCCGACGTGCTCGCCAAGCTGGTCGAGGAGAACGACGAGGGCGGCAACGAGTATCGCCAGGCCACAATCGTTGAGCTGCAACGGAACCGGACCGTCATCGACTTCTCCGGTCGCCACGTCGTGGCGCCGCACTTCGATCTCGGCGAATGGCGGGTTCCGCACGGCTACACGGTGATGGTCTCGATCGGCAACGTGCACGCCAACCCCGACGCCTTCCCGAACCCCGAGCGTTTCGACCCCAACCGATTCCTGGGCACTAGGACCCCGACGGCGTGGATACCGTTCGGCGGCGGCACCCGCCGCTGCATCGGGGCCGCGTTCGCCAACGTCGAAATGGACGTCGTGCTGCGAACCATTCTGCGGCACTTCGTCATTGAGACCGACGATGCCCCCGAGGAGAAGATCCACTTCCGCGGCATCGCGTTCACTCCGAAAGACGGTGGGCTCGTCACCGTGCACCGGCGCTGA
- a CDS encoding cytochrome P450 has protein sequence MSNGPTRNGTAILDKAAAAPRAVKLPPGSRLPKLVQGIGYAINRNWTYRQIARRHGDVFRMNLPVFGPTVIVANPELAKQLFMAGTDDVGNVQPNLSRVLGDGSLFALDGADHRLRRKLLTPPFHGKSIKNFEKIFEEETLRETANWPEGQAFPTMEPMLRITLDSILRAVFGADGEQLADLKRIIPPWVTLASRLVVLPTPNRTFGRFSPWGRLAEYRRRYDQIIDKLIDRVRADPNFGSRDDVLALLLRSTYEDGSAMSRSDIGDELLTLLAAGHETTASTLGWAFERISRHPKVLSQLVAEAATDDNEYRQATILEVQRARTVIDFAGRHVYAPTFELGEWVIPSGYSIVVALAQVHDRAEDFAEPAMFDPTRFIGTRPTFAFMPFGGGTRRCIGAAFANVEMDVVLRTVLRHFEIDTTSAPDEKAHSRGVAFTPKDGGRIIVHRRETPLG, from the coding sequence ATGAGCAATGGCCCCACGCGCAATGGGACCGCGATCCTCGACAAGGCCGCCGCTGCGCCGCGCGCGGTCAAACTGCCACCCGGTTCACGGCTGCCGAAGCTGGTGCAGGGCATTGGCTACGCGATCAACCGGAATTGGACGTACAGGCAGATCGCCCGCCGCCACGGCGACGTGTTCAGAATGAACCTGCCGGTGTTCGGCCCGACGGTCATCGTGGCCAACCCGGAGTTGGCGAAGCAGTTGTTCATGGCCGGCACCGACGACGTCGGCAATGTCCAGCCCAACTTGTCGAGGGTGCTGGGCGACGGGTCGTTGTTCGCGCTCGACGGTGCCGACCATCGGCTCCGCCGCAAACTGCTCACCCCTCCGTTTCACGGCAAGAGCATCAAGAACTTCGAGAAGATCTTCGAAGAGGAGACCCTGCGCGAAACCGCCAATTGGCCAGAGGGCCAGGCGTTTCCGACGATGGAACCGATGCTGAGGATCACACTCGACTCGATCCTGCGCGCGGTGTTCGGCGCCGACGGTGAACAGCTCGCCGACCTCAAGCGCATCATTCCGCCGTGGGTCACCCTCGCGTCACGATTGGTCGTGCTGCCGACGCCGAACCGAACCTTCGGGCGGTTCAGCCCCTGGGGCAGGCTCGCCGAATACCGGCGCCGGTACGACCAGATCATCGACAAGCTGATCGACCGTGTCAGGGCCGACCCGAACTTCGGCAGCCGCGACGACGTGCTCGCACTTCTGTTGCGCAGCACCTACGAGGACGGCTCGGCGATGTCGCGCAGCGATATCGGTGACGAGCTGTTGACGCTGCTGGCCGCCGGGCACGAAACGACCGCCTCCACCCTTGGTTGGGCGTTCGAACGCATCAGCCGTCATCCCAAGGTGTTGTCACAGCTGGTCGCCGAGGCGGCCACCGACGACAACGAATACCGGCAGGCCACCATCCTGGAGGTACAGCGTGCCCGCACGGTCATCGACTTCGCAGGTCGGCACGTGTATGCGCCGACCTTCGAGCTCGGCGAGTGGGTGATCCCCAGCGGGTATTCGATCGTGGTCGCCCTGGCGCAGGTGCACGACCGCGCAGAGGATTTCGCGGAACCGGCGATGTTCGATCCGACGCGCTTCATCGGCACGCGGCCGACGTTCGCGTTCATGCCGTTCGGCGGCGGTACCCGCCGGTGCATCGGCGCCGCCTTCGCCAACGTCGAAATGGATGTGGTGTTGCGAACGGTATTGCGGCACTTCGAGATCGATACGACCTCGGCTCCCGATGAAAAGGCACACTCGCGCGGTGTTGCCTTCACCCCGAAAGACGGCGGGCGCATCATCGTGCACCGTCGCGAGACCCCGCTGGGCTAG